A single Gemmatimonas sp. UBA7669 DNA region contains:
- the pilM gene encoding type IV pilus assembly protein PilM produces the protein MALFGRKKLTVGLDVGSGLVKAVVIDHSGSKPELAKVVITPLNDTVIVEGEVMDHGIVADAIRQTIAATGVKTKHIVAAVGGRDVIVKKIQMERVKEQQARELMRWEAEQHVPFDMDSVELDFQVLDPDGDGLDMSVLLVAAKRELVETRQNLLQEAGAPASVIDVDAFALHNAFETNYPDAMNGTVALLNIGNEATNLNILDDGTPILTRDLGVGTRRFREDLQREGLSADEAEDLLRGGESHHLLQNIIAMRGEELAIGLERAATFLATSSRSFGAIRAVYACGGGSRVPGLLPWLADRLRMPVQPANALAQLTVREGAMEFLSTDEVAPLLMLPVGLALRAAA, from the coding sequence ATGGCGCTCTTCGGTCGGAAGAAACTCACGGTCGGACTTGATGTCGGCTCAGGCCTCGTCAAGGCCGTCGTCATCGATCACAGCGGATCGAAGCCGGAGCTGGCGAAGGTCGTCATCACGCCGCTCAACGACACGGTCATCGTGGAAGGCGAAGTCATGGACCACGGTATCGTGGCCGACGCCATCCGCCAGACCATCGCCGCGACGGGCGTCAAGACGAAGCACATCGTGGCCGCCGTCGGCGGACGCGATGTCATCGTCAAGAAGATTCAGATGGAGCGCGTGAAGGAGCAGCAGGCGCGTGAGCTGATGCGCTGGGAAGCGGAACAGCACGTGCCCTTTGACATGGACTCCGTCGAGCTCGACTTCCAGGTGCTCGACCCCGACGGCGATGGCCTCGACATGAGCGTGTTGCTCGTGGCTGCCAAGCGTGAACTCGTCGAGACGCGGCAGAATCTGCTGCAGGAAGCCGGTGCGCCGGCTTCGGTCATCGACGTCGACGCGTTCGCGCTGCACAACGCCTTCGAGACCAACTATCCCGATGCCATGAACGGGACGGTGGCGCTGCTCAACATCGGCAACGAAGCCACCAACCTCAACATCCTCGACGACGGCACGCCCATTCTCACGCGCGATCTGGGCGTGGGTACGCGGCGCTTCCGCGAGGACTTGCAGCGCGAAGGCCTGAGCGCGGATGAAGCCGAAGACCTGCTGCGTGGCGGCGAGTCACATCACCTGCTTCAGAACATCATCGCCATGCGCGGTGAAGAACTCGCCATCGGCCTCGAGCGCGCTGCGACCTTCCTCGCTACTTCGTCGCGCAGCTTCGGCGCCATCCGCGCGGTGTACGCCTGCGGTGGTGGAAGCCGAGTGCCGGGTCTGTTGCCCTGGCTGGCTGATCGTCTGCGCATGCCGGTGCAGCCGGCCAACGCCCTGGCCCAGCTCACGGTGCGTGAGGGAGCCATGGAATTCCTCTCCACGGACGAAGTCGCCCCGCTGCTCATGCTGCCGGTGGGCCTCGCCCTTCGCGCGGCCGCCTGA
- a CDS encoding type IV pilin protein: MKRTRKGFTLIELLIVVVIIGILAAIAIPKFADTKKKAYVTAAKSDLKNLVPMGEAFFSEGGTYLGWTVPATYGSEGMVVAVTPAADGWSATATHAASGVVCQIAVGAAAVAPIEEGIPYGAACK, translated from the coding sequence ATGAAGCGCACTCGCAAGGGTTTCACCCTCATCGAACTCCTGATCGTCGTCGTCATCATCGGCATCCTGGCCGCGATCGCGATCCCGAAGTTCGCTGACACCAAGAAGAAGGCCTACGTCACGGCCGCCAAGTCCGACCTGAAGAACCTGGTCCCGATGGGCGAAGCGTTCTTCTCCGAGGGTGGCACGTATTTGGGTTGGACGGTCCCCGCGACCTACGGCTCGGAAGGCATGGTTGTGGCTGTGACGCCGGCGGCTGACGGTTGGAGCGCGACGGCCACGCATGCCGCCTCGGGTGTGGTTTGCCAGATCGCGGTGGGTGCCGCGGCTGTGGCGCCGATCGAGGAAGGCATCCCGTACGGCGCGGCCTGCAAGTAA
- a CDS encoding type 4a pilus biogenesis protein PilO has protein sequence MSILPTAQRDQVKLLIAFAALALAFLYWMYPYASTNEQLALDETRIEQLEEANLKAAREFASGSIESLRTQAAENRSALTVMRRLVPTGNEVPALLEEVSTAARRAGLDVGGVMPEPVIAGERFDTYRYTVTIIGGYHQVGEFLANVGSLPRIVAPVKFSIAMGAQRASSSLRTSQKDALASTITLQTYVEKTAPARAAKERSS, from the coding sequence ATGTCCATTCTCCCAACAGCCCAGCGGGACCAGGTCAAGCTGCTGATTGCCTTCGCGGCGCTCGCTCTGGCGTTCCTGTACTGGATGTATCCCTACGCCTCCACCAACGAGCAGCTCGCGCTTGATGAAACGCGCATCGAGCAGCTCGAGGAAGCCAATCTCAAGGCGGCCCGCGAGTTCGCGAGCGGCTCCATCGAGTCGTTGCGCACTCAAGCCGCCGAGAATCGCTCGGCACTCACCGTCATGCGTCGTCTCGTGCCGACGGGCAACGAAGTGCCCGCTTTGCTCGAGGAAGTCAGCACGGCGGCACGCCGCGCCGGCCTGGATGTGGGCGGCGTGATGCCGGAGCCGGTCATTGCCGGTGAGCGCTTCGATACCTACCGCTACACCGTCACCATCATCGGCGGCTATCACCAGGTGGGCGAGTTCCTCGCCAACGTGGGCTCGCTGCCGCGCATCGTGGCGCCGGTCAAGTTCAGCATTGCCATGGGTGCACAGCGCGCCTCGTCGAGTCTGCGCACCAGTCAGAAGGACGCGCTCGCGTCCACCATCACGCTGCAAACGTACGTGGAAAAGACGGCGCCCGCGCGCGCCGCGAAGGAGCGTTCGTCATGA
- a CDS encoding PilN domain-containing protein yields the protein MMIQINLLPGAKKGTRTSGVAGLASSLSALGGGVKDPWLLGAAASVVVAVASVGFLFTAQNARAAELGERLDRAVRDSTRYEKVLSARYKLTSERDSVYRQLQIIRTIDDNRYNWAHILDEVSRALPAYTWLTSLEQTSDAPLPPGGDSAVTAAAPAAAAAAKKEAKAKAVADTIAVHHPLEFKLVGQTVDIQALTMFMRQLESSPFIQKVALTKSEIVIVDSKDVTQFELKAEYEVPPKGVIQTTPLVVPVR from the coding sequence ATGATGATTCAGATCAATCTCCTGCCCGGCGCGAAGAAGGGCACGCGGACCTCGGGTGTCGCGGGCCTCGCGTCATCGCTCAGCGCCCTCGGGGGCGGCGTCAAGGACCCGTGGCTGCTCGGTGCAGCCGCGTCGGTCGTGGTGGCCGTCGCCTCCGTCGGTTTCCTCTTCACCGCGCAGAACGCCCGCGCCGCCGAACTCGGCGAGCGCCTCGATCGCGCGGTACGCGATTCGACGCGCTACGAGAAGGTGCTGTCGGCGCGCTACAAGCTCACGAGCGAGCGCGACTCCGTGTATCGCCAGCTGCAGATCATTCGCACCATCGACGACAACCGCTACAACTGGGCGCACATCCTCGATGAAGTGAGCCGCGCGCTGCCGGCCTACACCTGGCTGACGTCGCTTGAACAGACCAGCGATGCGCCATTGCCTCCGGGTGGGGATTCGGCGGTGACGGCCGCGGCACCGGCTGCGGCTGCCGCCGCGAAGAAGGAGGCCAAGGCCAAGGCGGTCGCCGACACGATTGCCGTGCATCATCCGCTCGAATTCAAGCTCGTCGGGCAGACGGTGGACATTCAGGCCCTCACGATGTTCATGCGGCAGCTCGAAAGCTCGCCCTTCATCCAGAAGGTCGCGCTCACGAAGTCGGAAATCGTGATCGTCGACAGCAAGGACGTCACGCAGTTCGAGCTGAAGGCCGAATACGAAGTGCCCCCGAAGGGCGTCATCCAGACGACGCCGCTTGTTGTCCCCGTGCGCTGA
- a CDS encoding YncE family protein: MPAHSPRGAHARPTPRRLLGLAVLATSALLSACDGDEVIDPPFRDEIKPRVQMAKGNPTADSLLAVTINATDNIGLKRVRLLLTGGVTAEYDTVMTSAVTTLTINVNVRVPSNAPIGATVTARALAVDGAGNASDTARVALTVGNLEPPQALITSPTAGSPVVSGKAVVLSLSGKARYKVRTLGYQIAGAFVVQDSVSYTSPLRDSISVLDTLVLPDSVRGATIQVTPFITDSLNQRVLGNPVSYAVKSPANANTVPVVRTGVSGRVEITDTVFVEATDPVGITTLGYEVRTLTGQLVTADSVSSNGAFTTLVRTFRTRIPVNVFPTQVTVAGFARNANGRRDVARFPSGGQRSDTVQVVAGYTNPLPAGGQIADALYVPRTDRLYLSNIERNVLEVYNLADSTFLSPVIVGSRPWGLAAWPRNRDGVMGDTILVANSGGTNVSYVNLNAGNTGREVYRYPLPNLIAYSITTIRSATTDQLITQRTVYDFSDRPQYLAATCNGGTAPGSPCGDVILAYSTTPTPGQSRPFPNQGTLRWENLNKASSHFFFEQAMGTSEGRADTLEVERFAAGGVGSDSLLVPYKQRVQRADGSAFDFSIVVRIDQLAFRDTTFTRNSGNFRRAVFGEGGPVLGSRAMTYDATMGLDPTPPIPVIDRGISRPLDVTDFIANTFARVQGVGINFDGELNAVKGDSTYLFDRTLRLQGILQSRASTGGLDFHPLNRGANSTPLRTRLAFVASSEPVIDVYDTYCYRRIAQVPIRDPIIGPIKSTVRPNGQLVLVGATVRGVTLVSLGDNFTTTCL, from the coding sequence ATGCCCGCACATTCGCCCCGGGGCGCCCACGCGCGCCCCACACCCCGCCGGCTGCTCGGCCTGGCCGTCCTCGCGACGTCCGCGCTGTTGAGTGCCTGCGACGGTGACGAAGTAATCGATCCGCCCTTCCGCGACGAAATCAAGCCGCGGGTGCAGATGGCCAAGGGCAATCCCACCGCCGACTCCCTGTTGGCGGTCACCATCAACGCCACTGACAACATCGGACTGAAGCGCGTCCGCCTGCTGCTCACTGGTGGTGTGACGGCCGAGTACGACACGGTCATGACGAGCGCGGTCACCACGCTCACCATCAACGTGAACGTGCGCGTCCCGTCCAACGCGCCCATCGGGGCGACGGTGACGGCGCGTGCACTGGCCGTCGATGGCGCAGGCAACGCGTCGGATACGGCCCGTGTGGCCCTCACCGTCGGCAACCTCGAGCCGCCGCAGGCCCTTATCACCAGTCCCACCGCCGGTTCGCCGGTGGTGAGCGGAAAGGCCGTGGTGCTTTCGCTGTCCGGCAAGGCGCGCTACAAGGTGCGCACGCTGGGCTATCAGATTGCCGGCGCCTTCGTCGTTCAGGATTCCGTCAGCTACACCTCGCCGCTCCGCGATTCCATCTCGGTGCTCGACACGCTGGTGTTGCCCGACTCGGTGCGTGGCGCGACCATCCAGGTCACGCCCTTCATCACCGATTCGCTCAATCAGCGGGTGCTGGGCAACCCGGTGTCGTACGCAGTGAAGAGCCCGGCCAACGCCAACACCGTGCCCGTGGTGCGGACCGGCGTCTCAGGCCGCGTGGAAATCACCGACACCGTATTCGTGGAAGCCACCGATCCGGTGGGCATCACCACGCTCGGCTACGAAGTCCGCACGCTCACGGGGCAACTCGTGACAGCCGACTCCGTGTCCAGCAACGGCGCCTTCACCACGCTGGTGCGCACCTTCCGCACCCGCATCCCGGTGAACGTGTTCCCCACGCAGGTCACGGTGGCGGGCTTCGCCCGCAACGCCAACGGCCGCCGCGATGTGGCGCGCTTCCCGTCGGGTGGTCAGCGCAGCGACACGGTGCAGGTCGTGGCCGGCTATACCAATCCGCTGCCGGCGGGTGGACAGATTGCCGACGCGCTCTATGTGCCGCGCACCGACCGTCTCTACCTGTCCAACATCGAGCGCAATGTGCTCGAGGTGTACAACCTCGCGGACTCCACCTTCCTGTCGCCGGTCATCGTGGGCTCGCGTCCCTGGGGCCTGGCCGCGTGGCCGCGCAATCGCGACGGCGTGATGGGTGACACCATCCTCGTGGCCAACTCGGGTGGTACGAACGTCAGCTACGTGAATCTCAACGCGGGCAACACGGGACGCGAAGTCTATCGCTATCCGCTGCCCAACCTGATCGCGTACAGCATCACCACCATCCGCTCGGCCACCACCGATCAGCTGATCACGCAGCGCACGGTGTACGACTTCTCCGATCGCCCGCAGTATCTGGCGGCGACGTGCAATGGTGGTACTGCACCAGGCAGCCCCTGCGGCGACGTGATCCTGGCGTACTCCACCACGCCAACGCCCGGTCAGTCGCGGCCCTTCCCGAATCAGGGCACCCTGCGCTGGGAGAACCTGAACAAGGCCTCGTCGCACTTCTTCTTCGAGCAGGCCATGGGCACGAGCGAAGGCCGCGCGGACACGCTCGAAGTGGAGCGCTTCGCCGCCGGCGGCGTTGGGAGTGACTCGCTGCTGGTGCCGTACAAGCAGCGCGTCCAGCGTGCCGATGGCAGTGCCTTCGACTTCTCCATCGTCGTGCGCATCGATCAGCTGGCCTTCCGCGACACCACCTTCACGCGCAACTCGGGCAACTTCCGCCGCGCCGTGTTCGGTGAGGGCGGGCCGGTGTTGGGCAGCCGCGCCATGACCTACGACGCGACGATGGGTCTCGACCCCACGCCGCCCATCCCCGTCATCGACCGCGGCATCTCGCGGCCGCTCGACGTGACCGACTTCATCGCCAACACCTTCGCCCGCGTCCAAGGCGTCGGCATCAACTTCGATGGCGAACTGAATGCGGTGAAGGGCGACTCCACGTATCTCTTCGATCGCACACTGCGCCTGCAGGGCATCCTGCAGTCACGGGCGAGCACGGGTGGCCTCGACTTCCATCCGCTCAATCGCGGTGCGAATTCCACGCCGCTCCGCACCCGTCTGGCCTTCGTGGCCTCCAGTGAGCCGGTCATCGATGTGTACGATACCTACTGCTATCGCCGCATCGCGCAGGTGCCCATCCGGGATCCGATCATCGGTCCCATCAAGTCCACGGTGCGCCCCAATGGCCAGCTCGTGCTGGTCGGCGCCACCGTCCGCGGGGTGACGCTCGTCTCCCTCGGCGACAACTTCACGACCACCTGCCTGTAA
- a CDS encoding type IV pilus secretin family protein, with translation MTALLVHGAPVPTAPLARTVSPAPVATTPDNAVRGRVRAIEVAPSEGGAVVALAVDAGVSLAHFTLDNPSRIVVDLGGASLAIPSNYDGKARGAVRNVRLSQYRADTVRIVIDLDQTHSYVIERDGDIVRLLVDAPVAQFARWGSKNFTGATTTAVAAGKLELNTAAPAETTAVKAAAVEASATTAPEPTAAAVSTVAADNSPLTPRTLATTETVAAARRQPQKPRITVSYDGTNIRDVIAAFATFSGRTIVVGKDVDGLVTADIADKPWDVALQAILQSQGLAATEDASGIITVDSYQRLATNQALEPLVTQIVDINYAKAATLRNTVSALLARDCSQISTAQTGQQMGLPMQGGQMGGQAGQQQGGQGCVVRGSVAADSATNKLIITEVPSRLPEIVARIQQLDIRTPQVAIKAKIVFVNRTGIQDIGLAYDLGTGNKQFFQQLVPRTDPNTLSPVDTDGDGVPDAMGGGTPFQGPARINLGGNAIAGIANANNAIKPNALNLIYSTALGRYQLTAFLNALQTSSLADVQSEPSITILNNRSAEIFVGQEIPIRVIDAGGQGAQGGQGGGGGAGGQAPNAAAFFPRAAVSKEEAGIKLSVTPQITNNKMVMLNIKAENSSAELAATDVGVIFNRQRAESQVLVADGEAAVIGGLTVTETTRFRSGIPVLMNLPFIGRLFSQNTKNETKRDLLILVTPHILDEGISPPPGR, from the coding sequence ATGACCGCGCTCCTGGTGCACGGCGCTCCGGTGCCCACCGCACCCCTGGCGCGCACCGTATCTCCGGCCCCTGTGGCCACCACACCTGACAATGCGGTCCGTGGCCGCGTGCGCGCCATCGAAGTGGCGCCGTCCGAAGGCGGCGCCGTGGTGGCGCTGGCTGTCGACGCCGGGGTCAGCCTCGCGCATTTCACGCTCGACAATCCGTCGCGCATTGTAGTCGACTTGGGTGGGGCCAGCCTCGCCATTCCGTCCAACTATGACGGCAAGGCTCGCGGCGCCGTGCGCAACGTGCGCCTCTCGCAGTACCGCGCCGATACGGTGCGCATCGTCATCGATCTCGATCAGACGCACTCTTACGTCATCGAGCGGGACGGCGACATCGTGCGCCTGCTGGTCGATGCACCGGTGGCGCAGTTCGCGCGCTGGGGCTCCAAGAACTTCACCGGTGCCACCACCACGGCGGTGGCTGCCGGCAAGCTGGAACTGAACACGGCCGCACCCGCCGAGACCACCGCGGTCAAGGCTGCTGCTGTTGAGGCTTCCGCTACAACGGCTCCCGAGCCCACGGCTGCCGCTGTTTCCACGGTCGCTGCCGACAACTCCCCGCTCACTCCCCGCACGCTCGCCACGACCGAAACCGTGGCCGCCGCGCGCCGTCAGCCGCAGAAGCCGCGCATCACCGTCAGCTACGATGGCACGAACATCCGCGACGTGATCGCGGCCTTCGCGACCTTCTCCGGCCGCACCATCGTGGTGGGCAAGGACGTCGACGGCCTGGTCACGGCCGACATCGCCGACAAGCCCTGGGATGTGGCCCTTCAGGCCATCCTGCAGTCGCAGGGTCTGGCCGCCACTGAAGACGCCAGCGGCATCATTACGGTGGACAGCTACCAGCGTCTCGCCACCAATCAGGCGCTTGAGCCGCTCGTCACGCAGATCGTCGACATCAACTACGCCAAGGCGGCCACGCTGCGAAACACCGTGTCGGCGCTGCTGGCCCGCGATTGCTCGCAGATCTCCACGGCGCAGACTGGTCAGCAGATGGGTCTCCCCATGCAGGGCGGACAGATGGGCGGACAGGCCGGCCAGCAGCAGGGTGGTCAGGGCTGCGTGGTACGCGGCTCAGTGGCCGCCGACAGCGCCACCAACAAGCTGATCATCACCGAAGTGCCGTCGCGTCTGCCGGAAATCGTGGCCCGCATTCAGCAGCTCGATATCCGCACGCCGCAGGTAGCTATCAAGGCCAAGATCGTGTTCGTGAATCGCACGGGCATCCAGGACATCGGCCTGGCCTACGATCTGGGTACCGGCAACAAGCAGTTCTTCCAGCAGCTGGTGCCGCGCACCGATCCGAACACGCTCTCGCCCGTCGACACCGATGGTGATGGAGTGCCCGATGCCATGGGCGGCGGCACACCCTTCCAGGGCCCGGCGCGCATCAACCTCGGTGGCAATGCCATCGCCGGTATCGCGAACGCCAACAACGCCATCAAGCCGAACGCGCTCAACCTGATCTACAGCACCGCGCTGGGTCGCTATCAGCTGACGGCCTTCCTCAACGCGCTCCAGACCTCATCGCTGGCTGATGTGCAGTCGGAGCCCAGCATCACCATCCTCAACAATCGCAGCGCCGAGATCTTCGTCGGTCAGGAGATTCCCATCCGCGTCATCGACGCCGGTGGTCAGGGTGCGCAGGGTGGTCAGGGTGGTGGTGGCGGTGCCGGCGGCCAGGCGCCGAATGCGGCGGCCTTCTTCCCCCGCGCCGCGGTCTCCAAGGAAGAAGCCGGCATCAAGCTCTCGGTCACGCCGCAGATCACCAACAACAAGATGGTGATGCTCAACATCAAGGCCGAGAACTCGAGCGCTGAACTCGCCGCCACCGATGTGGGCGTGATCTTCAACCGCCAGCGCGCCGAGTCGCAGGTGCTGGTGGCCGACGGCGAGGCCGCGGTCATCGGCGGCCTCACGGTCACCGAGACGACGCGCTTCCGCAGCGGCATCCCGGTGCTCATGAACCTGCCGTTCATCGGTCGCCTGTTCTCGCAGAACACCAAGAATGAAACCAAGCGCGACCTGCTCATCCTGGTCACGCCGCACATTCTCGACGAAGGCATTTCGCCGCCGCCGGGCCGCTGA
- a CDS encoding sensor histidine kinase: MTEIKRPSIHDRLQRVLVLASSGLIVAIITTMWFTEQLPAAIRWPIVVLLVFLIALVSASMLQRQVAELIEQPLGHCVEAADAMAKGDSSRTVPPASTEEFNRLADSINRMTEQMNAATQSRLRVEKLATMGRIAAGISHEIGNPVSAIANYAHLLRMRTRDVPGTAEPIDALEREITRIDRIMRGLLDYARPRRLTPKPIVVDEVIEDVLRLLADQGIVRRFRLDRELEAPDGVVYAERHDLEQVFVNLLLNAVDAMDREGDIVIRSRINEASAFTESIEKRRTDPEPQRWAHRPSKRAIAWLARPESPSRFLQVVIADSGTGVSPEDEERIFEPFFSTKQPGKGTGLGLAIVASTIENLGGTIWVQRAREGGAAFVILLPLHASGLRRIAADVPPAFP; the protein is encoded by the coding sequence GTGACGGAAATCAAGCGGCCCAGCATCCACGATCGCCTGCAGCGCGTGCTCGTCCTCGCCAGCAGCGGTCTCATTGTTGCCATTATCACCACCATGTGGTTCACCGAGCAGCTGCCCGCTGCCATCCGGTGGCCCATCGTCGTGCTGTTGGTGTTTCTCATTGCCCTCGTGTCGGCCAGCATGCTGCAGAGGCAGGTGGCCGAACTCATTGAGCAGCCGCTTGGACACTGTGTAGAGGCCGCCGACGCCATGGCCAAGGGCGACTCGTCACGCACCGTCCCGCCGGCCAGCACCGAGGAGTTCAACCGCCTCGCCGACAGCATCAACCGCATGACCGAGCAGATGAACGCGGCCACGCAGTCCAGGCTGCGGGTGGAGAAACTCGCCACCATGGGGCGCATTGCCGCCGGCATCTCGCACGAAATCGGCAATCCGGTGTCGGCCATTGCCAACTATGCGCACCTGCTGCGCATGCGCACACGGGACGTGCCGGGCACGGCCGAGCCCATCGATGCGCTCGAGCGCGAAATCACGCGCATTGATCGCATCATGCGCGGCCTGCTTGATTACGCGCGTCCGCGCCGGCTCACTCCCAAGCCCATCGTGGTGGACGAGGTCATCGAGGACGTGCTGCGTCTCCTGGCCGATCAGGGCATTGTGCGGCGCTTCCGTCTGGACCGCGAACTCGAGGCCCCGGATGGCGTGGTGTACGCCGAGCGGCATGATCTGGAGCAGGTGTTCGTGAACTTGCTGCTGAATGCGGTGGATGCGATGGACCGCGAGGGCGACATCGTCATTCGCTCGCGCATCAACGAGGCCTCGGCCTTTACTGAGTCCATTGAGAAGCGGCGCACCGACCCGGAGCCGCAGCGCTGGGCGCACCGGCCCAGCAAGCGCGCCATCGCCTGGCTGGCCAGGCCCGAGTCTCCGTCGCGCTTTCTGCAGGTGGTTATTGCCGACTCGGGCACCGGCGTTTCGCCCGAAGACGAAGAGCGCATTTTCGAGCCGTTCTTCTCCACCAAGCAGCCGGGGAAGGGCACGGGCCTCGGACTCGCCATCGTGGCCAGCACCATCGAGAATCTGGGCGGCACGATTTGGGTGCAGCGGGCCCGCGAAGGTGGTGCGGCCTTTGTCATTCTGCTGCCGCTGCACGCCAGCGGCTTGCGACGTATCGCAGCCGATGTGCCGCCCGCGTTCCCATGA